Proteins encoded together in one Aminipila butyrica window:
- a CDS encoding urocanate hydratase, protein MLDNRKIAEAMTIKLGAELPDYPAFEEDKRRAPDRGFRLTPAQTKLALKNALRYVPEELHETLAPEFMEELKNYGRIYAYRYRPVGRIYGKPIEEYKGNCLEGKAFQVMIDNNLDFEIALYPYELVTYGETGQPCQNWLQYRLIKKYLEELTDHQTLVVESGHPLGLFPSKPEAPRVIITNAMMIGMFDNLDDWEIAEEMGVANYGQMTAGGWMYIGPQGIVHGTFNTILNAGRKYLGVPEQGDLTGHTFVSSGLGGMSGAQPKAANIARAVGIFAEVDLSRIETRHKQGWVDVILEDVKEVLALAAEKLAAKESISIAYHGNIVDLLEEAAESGFKIDLLSDQTSCHNVYNGGYCPAGLTFEERTQLLRQDRETFCKKVDESLHRHFQAIKKLTAAGTYFFDYGNSFMKAMYDAGIQEISKNGTDEKDGFIWPSYVEDIMGPMLFDYGYGPFRWVCLSGQEADLDATDQAAMDCIDPNRRFQDRDNWVWIRDAKENKMVVGTQARILYQDAEGRSNIALRFNEMVREGKIGPIMIGRDHHDVSGTDSPFRETSNIKDGSNVMADMAVQCFAGNAARGMSLCALHNGGGVGIGKSINGGFGLVLDGSQRIDEIIKSAMMWDVMGGVARRNWARNENALETSVAYNKNYAGAGHITIPYVASDELVDSVVEKYMK, encoded by the coding sequence ATGTTGGATAACAGAAAAATAGCAGAGGCCATGACCATCAAGCTAGGGGCTGAGTTGCCGGACTACCCGGCTTTTGAAGAGGACAAGCGCAGGGCTCCGGACCGGGGCTTTCGGCTGACTCCTGCTCAGACAAAGCTGGCTTTAAAAAATGCCCTGCGGTACGTGCCGGAGGAGCTGCATGAGACCTTGGCACCAGAATTCATGGAAGAATTGAAAAATTACGGGCGGATTTACGCTTATCGGTACAGACCGGTTGGGCGGATTTACGGCAAACCTATTGAGGAATATAAGGGTAATTGCCTGGAGGGCAAGGCCTTTCAGGTGATGATTGACAATAACCTGGACTTTGAAATTGCACTGTATCCTTACGAGTTGGTGACTTACGGTGAAACCGGTCAGCCTTGCCAGAACTGGCTCCAGTACCGGCTGATTAAAAAGTATCTGGAAGAACTCACCGACCACCAGACTCTGGTGGTAGAATCCGGACATCCTTTAGGGTTATTTCCCTCTAAGCCGGAAGCTCCACGGGTTATCATTACCAACGCCATGATGATTGGTATGTTTGACAATTTAGATGACTGGGAGATTGCTGAGGAAATGGGCGTAGCGAACTACGGGCAGATGACCGCAGGGGGCTGGATGTATATTGGACCTCAGGGAATTGTTCACGGGACCTTCAATACCATCCTCAATGCAGGCAGAAAATACCTGGGGGTGCCGGAGCAGGGAGACCTGACGGGGCACACCTTCGTCTCTTCCGGTTTAGGCGGCATGAGCGGTGCGCAGCCAAAAGCAGCGAATATTGCCAGAGCGGTAGGTATCTTTGCCGAGGTAGACTTATCCCGGATTGAGACCCGACACAAACAGGGATGGGTGGATGTGATTCTGGAAGATGTGAAAGAAGTATTGGCACTAGCGGCAGAAAAGTTGGCAGCAAAAGAATCTATTTCCATTGCCTATCACGGAAATATTGTGGATCTGCTGGAAGAGGCTGCGGAGAGCGGCTTTAAAATTGACTTATTATCCGATCAAACTTCTTGCCATAACGTGTACAATGGTGGCTACTGTCCGGCAGGATTGACTTTTGAAGAACGAACACAGCTGCTTCGTCAGGACAGAGAAACCTTCTGCAAGAAGGTGGACGAATCGCTCCATCGGCATTTCCAGGCCATTAAAAAGCTGACGGCGGCAGGAACGTATTTCTTTGATTATGGAAATTCCTTTATGAAGGCCATGTATGACGCAGGCATTCAGGAAATCTCCAAGAATGGAACGGACGAAAAAGACGGATTCATTTGGCCTTCATACGTGGAAGATATCATGGGCCCGATGCTGTTTGATTATGGTTATGGACCTTTCCGCTGGGTGTGCTTGTCTGGACAGGAAGCCGATTTGGATGCCACCGACCAGGCCGCTATGGACTGCATCGATCCGAATCGACGATTCCAGGATCGGGATAACTGGGTTTGGATTCGGGATGCCAAGGAAAACAAAATGGTCGTGGGCACTCAAGCTCGAATCCTTTATCAGGATGCAGAGGGCCGGTCTAACATTGCCCTGCGGTTCAATGAGATGGTGCGGGAAGGAAAGATCGGACCAATTATGATTGGACGAGACCATCATGATGTGAGCGGAACGGATTCGCCGTTTAGAGAAACTTCCAACATTAAGGACGGCAGCAATGTGATGGCAGATATGGCTGTACAGTGTTTTGCAGGAAATGCCGCCAGAGGTATGAGCCTATGCGCCCTTCACAATGGCGGCGGTGTAGGCATCGGCAAGTCCATCAATGGTGGGTTTGGCTTGGTGTTGGATGGCAGCCAGCGCATTGATGAGATCATTAAATCCGCCATGATGTGGGACGTTATGGGGGGCGTGGCCAGAAGAAACTGGGCTAGAAATGAAAACGCTTTGGAGACCTCGGTGGCGTACAATAAGAATTATGCTGGAGCCGGACACATTACGATTCCATACGTGGCCAGTGATGAACTGGTGGACAGCGTTGTGGAAAAATATATGAAGTAG